Proteins encoded together in one Urocitellus parryii isolate mUroPar1 chromosome 3, mUroPar1.hap1, whole genome shotgun sequence window:
- the Ykt6 gene encoding synaptobrevin homolog YKT6, with protein MKLYSLSVLYKSEPKAVLLKAAYDVSSFSFFQRSSVQEFMTFTSQLIVERSAKGSRASVKEQEYLCHVYVRNDNLAGVVIADSEYPSRVAFTLLEKVLDEFSKQVESINWPVGSPATIDYTALDGHLSRYQNPREADPMSKVQAELDETKIILHNTMESLLERGEKLDDLVSKSEVLGTQSKAFYKTARKQNSCCAIM; from the exons ATGAAGCTGTACAGCCTTAGTGTCCTCTACAAAAGCGAACCCAAAGCAGTACTGCTCAAAGCCGCTTACGACGTGtcttctttcagtttcttccaGAGGTCCAG tGTTCAGGAATTCATGACCTTCACAAGTCAACTAATTGTGGAGCGCTCAGCGAAAGGCAGCAGAGCTTCTGTCAAAGAACAAG AGTATCTGTGCCATGTCTATGTTCGGAATGACAATCTTGCAGGTGTGGTCATTGCTGACAGTGAATACCCATCCCGGGTGGCCTTTACCTTGTTGGAAAAG GTACTAGATGAATTCTCCAAGCAGGTTGAAAGTATAAACTGGCCAGTAGGATCCCCTGCTACAATCGACTACACAGCCCTGGATGGTCACCTTAGTAGATACCAG AACCCCCGAGAAGCTGATCCCATGAGTAAAGTACAGGCCGAACTTGATGAGACCAAAATCATTCTG CATAACACCATGGAGTCTTTGTTAGAGCGAGGCGAGAAGCTTGATGACTTGGTGTCCAAATCAGAAGTACTGGGAACACAGTCCAAAGCCTTCTATAAAACT gcCCGGAAACAAAATTCATGCTGTGCGATCATGTGA